Genomic segment of Cyprinus carpio isolate SPL01 unplaced genomic scaffold, ASM1834038v1 S000006479, whole genome shotgun sequence:
cattgtatttttagaGTTTGTAATAACATAATAGTCTTTGTTGGAGCCACAATgagtgctttttgttttttgaacactGGTTCATTTTGGGGTATGCCACACCAAAAGGGGGCAGTGACACCTTGGTGGTGGGTCATGTCACACAATCATGTCATATGAAGACGGGGGGTGGGCTCAGTATGTTTGAATCATAGGAGAGATGTAATGGTTCTTACTGCAAACTCACAACTAGTCACACTTTGCGGTAAATATTGCACAActactaacacaataaaaattgtAGCATTGTAGCATTTCAATCACCACCGTGGCTATGTCAGTATCGGGCCAATTAGTTACTACAGTTTTGAAAGTACTTTATGACTGTTGACTATTTATTACAGATGACTTTGTTCTTCCAACTCCTCCCAAAATGACGAATGCACAGTCTGGTAAATATGGCACAACTGCTAACACAATGAAAAGACTCCACATCCTGCATCCTGCAAATACAAGTAATGAGAATCAAGCCAAGAAAAGACTAACAAAAGGTATGCACATCCAGAACACATCATTGTAGCATTTTAATCACCACCGTGGCTATGCCAGTATTGAGCTAATTAGTCACTACAGTTACTagttaagtacttttttttttttcttttttttttttttttttttttttttgatgactgtCGCCTATTTATTACAGATGACTTTGTTCTTCAAACTCCTCCCAAAATGACAGATGCACAGTTTGGTAGGTGGTTGTGTGAAACCAGTTTTGTCTTTGATTGGGTATCAAATATTTTGAAGTTTAGTATGCCATACCAGAACTGAAAGGTTACAACTTGAATTGAATGCCACAGAATATAAATTTCAATTTTCTTTTGTTAATGTAAACTGTTAATGTTTCTTATGTTGACTAACCAAATACGTGTAAAGTAATTTTGAATTATTGACATATAAACCCTTCCCAGTGTCTAAACCCtcttaaaaacacagaaagaacCCAAATGGACATCCCCTCAAGACCTCAATCTCGATCCTTGGCACACAGTGGTAGCAGGAGTCCCTCTGAGTCTCTTTCTAATGGTCGaaggtatttaatttaaatatgatcaaaagtgCAATATTGCCAGTATAAATGaagcactgttgttgttgttgttgttgttgttgttattattattattattattattattattgttattattattagattttatttggtATGGACATCACAATTACACTGGACAAACCAGATGCACTGATTGAGTGCTTTAGCACTTTCAAATGTAAGAAAATGCTTGATGTACTGACCcagtaaaaatagaaattttgacaCAAAATGATAATTCCCACTACTTTGAATTTTACTTAATTTGCAATACCTGCTGTAGCaatttccctttctttcttttttttttttttaaaaccagatCATTCAGCCCTGGCCAACAGAGTCTGTCCAGATCCCTTTCTCAGAGAAAGCGTGGGGGTTCCTCAGGGTCTTCAACTCATGGACAGaggtatttaatttaaatatgatcaaaagtACAATATTGTCCATATAAAGGAAGCACTGTAAAGCTGTAGTCTGAACTACACACCTTCCAGATGTAAGAAAATGCTTGATGTACTGACCCAGTAAAAATAGAAATTGCGACACAAAATGATAATTCCCACTACTTTGAATTTTACTTAATTTGCAATACCTGCTGTAGCaatttcactttctttctttttttttttttttaaaaccagatCATTCAGCCCTGGCCAACATAGTCTGTCCAGATCCTTTTCTCAGAGAAAGCGTGGGGGTTCCTCAGGGTCTTCAACTCATGGACGGaggtatttaatttaaatatgatcaaaagtACAATATTGTCCGTATAAAGGAAGCACTGTAAAGCTGTAGTCTGAACTACACACCTTCCAGATGTAAGAAAATGCTTGATGTACTGACCCAGTAAAAATAGAAATTGCGACACAAAATGATAATTCCCACTACTTTGAATTTTACTTAATTTGCAATACCTGCTGTAGCaatttccctttctttcttttttttttttttttttaaaaccagatCATTCAGCCCTGGCCAACAGAGTCTGTCCAGATCCTTTTCTCAGAGAAAGCGTGGGGGTTCCTCAGGGTCTTCAACTCATGGACGGaggtatttaatttaaatatgatcaaaagtACAATATTGTCCGTATAAAGGAAGCACTGTAAAGCTGCAGTCTGAACTACACACCTTCCAGATGTAAGAAAATGTTTGGCACAGACCTCAACAAATGTCACATGAGATATATTTATTAGGGCggctgtgcgatattgaagaaaaatgtgattatgtgataccttgttaaaaaaagCGGTATTCGATATCTGATACGATAttgcttaaagtgtgtaaaatcaattacaattacattttaaaatatttaaaaattatataaccaatttgtttcagatttttcttggaaaagaaagaatcactataacttctgaaaatgaccagcagtgttttagcattaaataaaaagtaatgtcacaaaacagaaaatgtcattttaacatcagtgtgaacCATAGATGTGaacatacaaagaaaaataaaaataaaaaatacacaatttacaagcgtagataaaataaacagtagtattcaggtacagaaatgtaataattaagtgtaaaataacaccgcattgtgttctctgtgtgaattCAATTTAGATTACTCTTTGttatagctgttttgttgtttgattaacattagtgacatattcagcagcacatatttataggctgctgtccctttaagaccgacTGCACagatccagtataatgatacacatcagatttctttctcagctgtttacattcatttaaaacataaccgaCTGCATTTACATGAATGATCGTTCAGACAGATACTATTtacataattctgtgtgtatgtgtctgttcaaataTGAGGAGATGCAAAAGACGGATCAACTCGGTGTTCATGCGCTGTTTCTGTGTGTATGCATGCGCTTTGCACATGTGCAGCAGAACTGAAGAGACACTGTGCGAGATGCGGGTTGTTGTGCACGCGCTTCAGGTTTGAGTCAGACAGCAAGACAAGCCTGCAACTTATTGCACTTAACTCTTTTTAACGTCAAGCAATTCTTTGCTATATGCGTCAAACTAAAACTTTGACCTTCTGCAACGTTTTTATtcaagtagcctattattaaatgATTCAGATATCGCACGCTCTTGCGATATTTGCATTTGCGATATTTTGATAATTtcgatatatcgtgcagccctaatatttatacatggatatatttgttttaaataaaaactgctgtGCAAAATGATCATTCCCACTTATTTGAGAATTAGACTTCATTTGCAATAATGGTCATTGCAAtgtccttttttaatttattttaatttattttattttttttaaccatatcaTTTAGCCGTAGCCGAAGGAGTCCGTTCAAGTCACTTTTGCAGAAACGGAGGCAGAGTTCCTCAGAGTCCTTCTCACGGCGTCAGAATGCTTCTGAACCCACAAGGAGGTGAGGGTGTTGTTAGGAACATATTCTGgaatatgggaaaaaaatactgGAGCTCTTTAAGATACTTGTATCTGTCTTGGGTGTGCTTGTACGTGACCATTATGGGCTGCATAGTATGCAACCCATTTTCTCCATCAGTGACACCCCAAGAACGACTATCGACCGAAGCCTTAGGCAGCCTCCTGAGAAGTCTGAGAGCTGAAAGGGATCCCCCAAATGCAGCCAAGGCGACGTCTATGCATGCACACTCAAACAAATTGAGGAAGGAAGACTTCCCGATGTCTGAAAAAAGTAATGTTATTCTCTTATTTTTGCTGACGAATAATTAGGAGTCTTCTAGTGTCTCTAGCTGTCCCCAACGTTTCAGTTGAATCAGACTCAGCAGTTCATTATGACACTGCTGATTCTTCAAACTAACCTGATTTTTCACATGAACACATGGTAACACATTtaaggtgttttttcttttttttttattattacaagcaaaaaaaaaaatttttctactgtgggatttttttattttttttttgtgtaaattttgtaTATACAAGTTACTTTTTAGGTGTCTTATTTTAAgtgtataatattaattttgaatagaaattagACATTTGACTAGAAATATCACAAATATTCTTGGTAAAATTGAGTTTTGGCAGTGCATTTTTATtgggcaaacaaaaaaaaaaatatgattttgtggTGTAGAGCGTACTCactacattataaaaataataatcggTCGCTTCTTTTTTGGCTAGAATTCCAGAAGAGAGTTCTTCAGCTCCTTGTCGAAATCAAAGATACAATTCACATTGCCACCTCATCTGTTGGAACAAGTTATGAAGTAAAGCCGGCAAACACTGAAGAAGAGCTCAACGCTTTAGAGAATCGCCTGGAGGACAAGAATGAGGGAGCAGAACTGGTAAGTTTTAACCCTCAGGTGGTATTGGGGTCTGAGGATCAGACTAGTGAAACATGGTTTCACAACTCTAATATACATCAATGCTAAAGATTTGTAGAGATATTCTTATGCCTCTCCCTGATTGGGTACAAGACAAACACTCTAATAAGCAAAGCTTCATGGGGCATTTCACATTTTGATCAGAGACAGACAAGATGAAGAGGTGTGCACGTTTTATAGGCGCATGGGGCCTATAGAGCGTGCACAGTATGTTTTCATCCGGGTAATGTCTTTACAGCAGGAAGTGCCTTTTCAGGCTTCATGCACTTCTGAGTTGTGTGTGTTATGCTAGTAGTAGCTAATTTACCCCAGAGGACAAGTGCTATAAAAAAAAACGAAGACAACAAAAGGGTTAAATAATTACTCTTGTAAAGTGCTGGCAAAGTTTCATTATGACAATTGGCTTGTTCACCTTGGTGACCACTACAAACTCATCGTCCTCATCATGTGCCTGCTTTGTGGAGGTCTGGACTCTACTGACCACTTTTTCtggttatatttttaatttcttgttgCTCCTTTTCAGAGTAAACATCTGAAGAGGTTGGGAGGCGTTGATGCTGCAGACCATGTGAAGAAGTCAATGGCTGCGTAAGTaactttgttccttttttttgcattagtttaTAGTGATGTTACCTGTCATATACTAGGGGTGGcacggttcaactttttcacggttcggtttgtttcacggttttagagtcacggtTTTCGGTATGGTTCGGTATGCGCTATGTTTATGGAGAaactatacttaaaaatatatatatctaactacgagcaacagcacaaataaatacaatagagtaaagatacaaataaaataaacattgattttcaggtttttttttttttttttttttagggaggtctagcattagtttttaggtacagaaattgaataaagtaatcaaatgtaaaacagcatcacatatttgactgtataaattaaagattgttctttattaaagttacaaaagctttttaatcaagagcagtgagtgatttctttgttgttgctgttcgattaatataaagactgtcactttaagagaatgcactgatccagtagGCCTACGTTCAGCTGGCTATGTCTGCTGTAGGATACTTACCAAAAcaggtattttgacataatttttgtgtgaatttgtccatttaaacacaatacttcagagagagcttataTTTGCGCTCATTCTGAGGCGCGGGTTTGCGCGCTTCGGATGAACAAACGCACAAATCTTCACACTGCACGCGTGAGCTCGCGTcgtctggctcttaaatgtttaaactgacaaagCTTAAATGAGTTCAGGTCTCATCTGTGCGCGCGCTATCAGCACCCGGGTGATGacggaataaatgactgctcatattccagcataagGCATTCACATTGAACAAGAGTGCATGgtttgtccatgttttttttctgtctgggAATCCAGAATGCGCatgcatcaacagaaacatatattagctgaaccctgtttgttttacgtgttatttatagcaaaccatattaaagatgctttgtcagatttaagttgaaccgcagttgcagcgcgtgccgaaccgtgtgtggtgAACCGAACGGTTCGGTTTTTTTCAGGAGTTCAGGTCTCATCTGTGCGCGCGCTATCAGCACCCGGGTGATGacggaataaatgactgctcatattccagcataagGCATTCACATTGAACAAGAGTGCATGgtttgtccatgtttttttttctgtctgggAATCCAGAATGCGCatgcatcaacagaaacatatattagctgaaccctgtttgttttacgtgttatttatagcaaaccatattaaagatgctttgtcagatttaagttgaaccgcagttgcagcgcgtgccgaaccgtgtgtggtgAACCGAACGGTTCGGTTTTTTTTTCAGCGAACCGTGCCATCCCTATCATATACTGTCATGCACTCCCCTCACACACCCACTTACTCGCTCTCTGCTACATTTTCATAATGAACTTGATTGcaatataatattctaatataaatcTGTTTTACCATGGCAGAACTATGACAAATAAAATGATGGCCATAATGAGCCTCAGAGGAAGGAGTGGGAAGGTTGCCTTCATGAAGACCCGTCTCTACAAGATAATCTGTGGTGAGTTTGGTTTAACATAGTAgttttgtaacagtgttttaaataattgaatataataagcagaataataattcataagaaaaatcattttagttGGAGGACTCTACAGAGCATgctctaatattatatatattatactccATTCTGGGCTCCAGACTAACTTCTCTACCGGCAGCACTGGTTACTACCAACTGCCTTTTGTTGCTTGCCCAAGCACATGATTATCAATGAACTTGCACGTTGATAAATACTAATTTACATACTTGAAAAGTtgatatttgcaaaatattttaatttgagagGTTAGCGTTTGCTAATActgatctgttttttttccccctcatcagACGCTGTCTTCAGCTCATTTGATACAACTACAACAAAAGTAGACGAATACATGGCCAAATACTTGAAATATGCACCAGAGAGGATGGGTGGCGGTGGCAGAAAGAAGTAACTAGAAGGGAAGATTTAACCAGCCGTGTTCAATGTTGCCCAATGTTTAGGCCGTTTTTCTAAAGGTTAAAGTTTGACTTGTGTGAAATGTTGGCACACTTGCAGCCatgtaataaaacatgtttcttaCGTCAGTGAAATGTCTTTATTAATCTTCTTCCTGGTCTTCCTTTGACCAATTGGCTTCTTCCTAGCTGACTGTGTGTGTCCACAAACTTAGTGTTTATGTATCCATTTCAAGGTGTTTGGTGTTACTGTTGAACACATCAATACTTTAGTGAAAACAGTTTAACAAAATAAACTATGTTGAAAAGCAGGACTTTATAGTGACGTTGAAATTTCAACATTGATTGGATTTGCAAAATCTAAACATAAATCAATATTGATTCAATGTTGGCGAATTCACCTATGTTGAGAAACGTGACGTTGGAATGACGTTGTTATTTCAACGTTGATTAGATTtgcaaaatctaaacaaaattcaATGGTTATCCAACACTGGCACCTGACGTTGATTCAACAGTGACTCGATGTTAAAATGCCAGCTGGGAGACGACAGAAACCGCATCGTTTGCTTTAATTAATTTACAGAAGCACGTtacgttgttattctgagtgcacacaaatgaacgtatacggattcgaaagatttattacttttatctgtatgaccaaagtATTACGGAGTATTTTTAAGAGCCAGTGAGAGCACCGGTGCCtctatctgtcctgctgtgagcgcgctgctgttcagtttgcgcacacacttcaatagcgcacatttctgtgggttaacattagattgagcggccatgtaaagttgttactacatgcatcttttagatgaaaagctatatttgaggtctatgaatgatagctgggcttttggatgtcctgcccgatgtaggctactctattaccacatagaccagccattaacaatctgtccttcacgcgcaggtcattcactgaaccagccacaccaaagcagacaggaagaacataaagacacaggggaagtagaattgagttcaaaattaaaatataagcctacagtttatagtttatttaaaaggtaggctatatttgtgtacaaagttggggatcaaagtgttattacgattcccggtcccgcccactcccgctgacattttttcctgtgccgtcccaatcccgtgattaatagtgtgaagatctagtgtgagaatggataaccagtgtcagaaggcaaatcccggacgatctcaggtaattagccataaatatttgttaatgggtgacagaaacattcactttgtgtgttatgatattttctgcaagctctatgtagtccgactaggccgatatctagctcgttaacaggtgtcttgttagtttggtttagtaagcaatactttatattttaggcactgtagggctgcacgataaattgcacgcgatatttaatgcgcgtcttgtcagtaaaggcggtgtcctgacatttcctaccagggtttactgcatgcgcacatcaatatcgcgtcctttttctcgtgctaaacaatgatttttcatgtatctgcattactgtaagggtaggtttggggttggggtaggtgttaataaaaacacaatctaattggtagaaaaaaatatttaatgttggttttctgtagctgtatcccttctagctacaacgacaaatataacacataaaatactgtatttgcattccggttctgtaatcagcggtaattctccatcacctgcgcgctttcacatggagcagcataacggctaataaatgctgctccatgaaagtgcgcaagtgatggagatttaccgctgattacagaaccggctttactgacaagctgcgcatcaaatatcgcgtgtgatttatagtgcagcccttacggcctaaaatataaagtattgctcactaaaccaaactaacaagacacgtgttagcgggctacatatcggcctactcggactacacagagcttgcagaaaatatcataacacacaaagggaatgtttctgtcacccattaacaaaatatttagtggctaattacctgagatcgtccgggatttgcctgctgacgctggttatccagcttcacacacctgccacagcaaaAACAAAGAGTTAGAATTTTTTCTCAATTCTCTGATTTGTTTTGGGaggttttttattcacaaatgcaGATGGTTTAAATCTAAACCCAGCTTTATTCATTGGTGTAACGAGctaaaacttttatataaatcCTTAAAATTTGTTAAGAATAAAAAAGCCTTTAAACTGACCTCTATGTtggaattatataatttaatttaaaagcccattttgtagtattgttttctttttttttttttttttttttgtttttgatgtgtttgttgTTATAAGTTTGGTTATGCTCAACCAAGTCTGAAtaattgtggttattttttttgaaaatatgttcaTGTACCTTGTTTGGTTGTAATGTTGTTGAaataaaggccaaaaaaaaaggaaaaaaaaaaagtttgccacagcagccacgagtcgcattggagtgacgtcaactcccccttggactgattggctagaggagcagctgtcaatctagaacttgttaATGCATAACTTTTGTTAatgattaataatgttaaaaccaTGTCTGAATTAACCTCAATTGGCAAATGGGAATGGgtcaaatttaatgtaaaaaaaaataagagattaAAGAAGGCAAACAAATTGCAAATGCTAGAAAATGTAGACAGACAACAATTTTATCAAGActaaattatttcagtaataaaGACATACTTAGTAAGAGTGAGGAAAAAGAACTTTATACTCTTCAATCAGAGTTAGATGATTTTTATACAGAAAAGGCTAAAGGAGCATTCATACGATCTAGAGCAAGGTGGATtgaggaaggggaaaaaaaattcttcatatttctttaatctagaaaaaacaaaaacaagctttGAAAACTATTAATAGACTTAGCATTGATAATTGTATAAGCCAAGAAAAAACACTAATTGATGACTACATATATTCCTTCTATAACgatttatataaatctaaattttcagaAAGCGATTGTGAtcttttcctttttaaaagaTAGAGTTCCTATTATAGACTCTGATTTTAGAAATATGATGGATGCTGACATTGAGATTTCAGAATTAGACACTGCTATAAAGCAAATGTCTAATGGAAAGTCGCCAGGTATTGATGGCATCACAGTAGAACTATATAAACACTTTTGGCACGAAAtaagaattttagtttttgaagcACTAAAGGAATGTATAGATAAAGCTGAATTATCTCCATCAATGAAGCACGGTTTAATTATTCTAGCTCCAAAGTCGAAcaaagataaattatttttagacaATTGGAGACCAATAActcttttatgtaattatttcaaACTGCTCTCTCATGTTTTTGCAAATAGACTAAAAAAGGGTATTGGTGAAATTATCAGTGAAACACAATCGCCTTTTATTAAAGGGAGAAGTATTCACAGTCATATTAGACTAGTTCTTGATatgcttgattataattttttaattcccCAGACAAGCTTACTTCTATTTCTAGATTTCTTCAACGGCATTTGATACCCTTGAACACTCCTTTTTGTTTAGATCCTTAGAAACTTTGGTTTTGGTCCTATGTTTTGTAAAGTAATTTCCatgttttataacaatatttttagtAGTGTTTCTCTTAATGTTGGTTCATCACCCAGAATCCAAATTAAACGAGGAATTCGTCAGGGATGTCCTGTCTGACCATTACTTT
This window contains:
- the LOC109091630 gene encoding uncharacterized protein LOC109091630 isoform X7; translation: MDRDHSALANRVCPDPFLRESVGVPQGLQLMDRDHSALANIVCPDPFLRESVGVPQGLQLMDGDHSALANRVCPDPFLRESVGVPQGLQLMDGAVAEGVRSSHFCRNGGRVPQSPSHGVRMLLNPQGVCNPFSPSVTPQERLSTEALGSLLRSLRAERDPPNAAKATSMHAHSNKLRKEDFPMSEKKFQKRVLQLLVEIKDTIHIATSSVGTSYEVKPANTEEELNALENRLEDKNEGAELSKHLKRLGGVDAADHVKKSMAATMTNKMMAIMSLRGRSGKVAFMKTRLYKIICDAVFSSFDTTTTKVDEYMAKYLKYAPERMGGGGRKK
- the LOC109091630 gene encoding uncharacterized protein LOC109091630 isoform X2, with the protein product MRTRTMWTRAVWREETMEMEEVIPSCWVKNGGVLWPTQGAARALKACKEPEESWTKFPLIKIKIQSDDNNECEKYDFTTTAELSGSEEELPTKRRPKKKMYPDYQIDEPSVNENSQKESSPSLMIKSTGEKATKKIRKFIPCEDDFVLPTPPKMTNAQSGKYGTTANTMKRLHILHPANTSNENQAKKRLTKDDFVLQTPPKMTDAQFERTQMDIPSRPQSRSLAHSGSRSPSESLSNGRRSFSPGQQSLSRSLSQRKRGGSSGSSTHGQRSFSPGQHSLSRSFSQRKRGGSSGSSTHGRRSFSPGQQSLSRSFSQRKRGGSSGSSTHGRSRSRRSPFKSLLQKRRQSSSESFSRRQNASEPTRSMQPIFSISDTPRTTIDRSLRQPPEKSES
- the LOC109091630 gene encoding uncharacterized protein LOC109091630 isoform X6 — protein: MHSLKEPKWTSPQDLNLDPWHTVVAGVPLSLFLMVEDHSALANRVCPDPFLRESVGVPQGLQLMDRDHSALANRVCPDPFLRESVGVPQGLQLMDGAVAEGVRSSHFCRNGGRVPQSPSHGVRMLLNPQGVCNPFSPSVTPQERLSTEALGSLLRSLRAERDPPNAAKATSMHAHSNKLRKEDFPMSEKKFQKRVLQLLVEIKDTIHIATSSVGTSYEVKPANTEEELNALENRLEDKNEGAELSKHLKRLGGVDAADHVKKSMAATMTNKMMAIMSLRGRSGKVAFMKTRLYKIICDAVFSSFDTTTTKVDEYMAKYLKYAPERMGGGGRKK
- the LOC109091630 gene encoding uncharacterized protein LOC109091630 isoform X4, whose amino-acid sequence is MHSLKEPKWTSPQDLNLDPWHTVVAGVPLSLFLMVEDHSALANRVCPDPFLRESVGVPQGLQLMDRDHSALANIVCPDPFLRESVGVPQGLQLMDGDHSALANRVCPDPFLRESVGVPQGLQLMDGAVAEGVRSSHFCRNGGRVPQSPSHGVRMLLNPQGVCNPFSPSVTPQERLSTEALGSLLRSLRAERDPPNAAKATSMHAHSNKLRKEDFPMSEKKFQKRVLQLLVEIKDTIHIATSSVGTSYEVKPANTEEELNALENRLEDKNEGAELSKHLKRLGGVDAADHVKKSMAATMTNKMMAIMSLRGRSGKVAFMKTRLYKIICDAVFSSFDTTTTKVDEYMAKYLKYAPERMGGGGRKK
- the LOC109091630 gene encoding uncharacterized protein LOC109091630 isoform X5, whose amino-acid sequence is MRTRTMWTRAVWREETMEMEEVIPSCWVKNGGVLWPTQGAARALKACKEPEESWTKFPLIKIKIQSDDNNECEKYDFTTTAELSGSEEELPTKRRPKKKMYPDYQIDEPSVNENSQKESSPSLMIKSTGEKATKKIRKFIPCEDDFVLPTPPKMTNAQSGKYGTTANTMKRLHILHPANTSNENQAKKRLTKDDFVLQTPPKMTDAQFERTQMDIPSRPQSRSLAHSGSRSPSESLSNGRRSFSPGQQSLSRSLSQRKRGGSSGSSTHGQRSFSPGQQSLSRSFSQRKRGGSSGSSTHGRSRSRRSPFKSLLQKRRQSSSESFSRRQNASEPTRSMQPIFSISDTPRTTIDRSLRQPPEKSES
- the LOC109091630 gene encoding uncharacterized protein LOC109091630 isoform X3 translates to MWTRAVWREETMEMEEVIPSCWVKNGGVLWPTQGAARALKACKEPEESWTKFPLIKIKIQSDDNNECEKYDFTTTAELSGSEEELPTKRRPKKKMYPDYQIDEPSVNENSQKESSPSLMIKSTGEKATKKIRKFIPCEDDFVLPTPPKMTNAQSGKYGTTANTMKRLHILHPANTSNENQAKKRLTKDDFVLQTPPKMTDAQFERTQMDIPSRPQSRSLAHSGSRSPSESLSNGRRSFSPGQQSLSRSLSQRKRGGSSGSSTHGQRSFSPGQHSLSRSFSQRKRGGSSGSSTHGRRSFSPGQQSLSRSFSQRKRGGSSGSSTHGRSRSRRSPFKSLLQKRRQSSSESFSRRQNASEPTRSMQPIFSISDTPRTTIDRSLRQPPEKSES